One segment of Panicum virgatum strain AP13 chromosome 1K, P.virgatum_v5, whole genome shotgun sequence DNA contains the following:
- the LOC120706507 gene encoding protein PHYLLO, chloroplastic-like isoform X3, translating to MKYDRESSFIEEKLGSYYFFIPQVELSEFDSCSILSSTMIWDDSVSHTFEDAVSLFESCFNQIQNSYDPLDSICHKGLVPSYISGDAHLSETGNPQLVYLDTELLATIDAEGIPLTLDKFLTSDQSFVRFSPEFLFCSNMELYMQQNETEPFIKRCSNINLAWASLVVEECVRLGFTYFCIAPGSRSSPLALSATCHPLTTCISCYDERSLGFHALGYGRGSRKPAVVITSSGTAVSNLLPSVVEASQDFIPIILLTADRPPELHDAGANQAINQVNHFGTFVRYFFNLPPPSDQIHARMVLTTLDSAAYYAMQAPQGPVHINCAFKEPLDYTNRDWNLDCLRGLDKWFTNSEPYTRYLIMKTVSAFGNYSCSVMEILQIIEKAEQGLLLVGALHTDDDMWAVALLAKHLSWPIATDILSGLRLRKVVNLFPQFDKRILFIDHIDQILLSDSAKNWISPDVVVQIGSRITSKRVGMFLETCSPSSYILIDRHPCRHDPSHVVTHRIQASIVEFAASLCRCTFQRKTSRWTDILMVANSVVAQEIMFQIHSKWSLTEPYVAHVIGESLYGDAIMFVGNSMVIRDLDMFGKGWTDYTSNGNSLMMHHFLEFVGTLVAGNRGASGIDGLLSTAIGFAVGSNKHVFCVVGDVSFLHDTNGLALLNQRARRKPMTIIVVNNHGGAIFSLLPIAKNTSPQILNKFFYTSHDISISNLCAAHRVKHLLVQTKAELHDALVKSKVEQIDCVVEVDNSIDCNADFHRIMSKFSAYSTTQYLDYLLGDPCSKSELDAMPVYTIHGAEYMLYRIQLSAPRTSALSDGRFSHEGFILKLCMDDNIAGFGEVAPIEIHEEDLLDVEEQLRFLFHMMKDSVLDVIPLLRGSFSNWIWTNLGIPPSSIFPSVKCGLEMAILNLLASQRKCGLSKFLAGSNPLVRDQNSYASIEICALVDCNGTPMEVALAVAKLVAEGFTTVKLKVGRRESPIEDAAVVHKIREVVGYKINIRVDANQKWTYEQAVEFGSRAKSLRLEYIEEPVSSVNDLIKFCDKSGLPVALDETIDNLKGDVIPKLHQFVHPGIVALVIKPSVVGGFEKAAHIAKWAQMHDKMAVISSAYESSVGLASYIQLAHYVDQQNSIVSRIKNKDTCGVVAHGLGTYQWLREDVSEHKLNIHATPLGDGIRASVEDACGYLHHLNINNNKIERTYSEEKLRSYSIQVDVDDCSYLVKLQEAGDRINEKVVLLLHGFLGTSDDWVPMMKALSPSARVIAVDLPGHGESQMLQHHVENSEQFPVTVQSLADLLLKLICQITDGEVVVVGYSMGARIALHMALNQVHLVTFSIFIFSVLFFLMLILSWLWQSPRQIRGAVIISGSPGLRDEESRRRRIAIDKSRAKFLLSCGLECFLETWYAAKMWTSLREHPKFNSLVRTRNKHKDIKALAKVLADSSVGRQRSLWEDLKHLKRPLLIVAGEKDTKFKDISQRMRTEITQHSECRSDGRGGDELCDMIVIPDAGHAVHVENPLPLVRAVRKFLQKLH from the exons GACAAGTTTTTGACTTCTGATCAGTCATTTGTTAGATTTTCACCAGAGTTCCTCTTTTGTTCAAACATG GAGTTATACATGCAACAAAATGAGACAGAACCTTTCATCAAGCGCTGCTCTAACATTAATTTGGCATGGGCATCCCTTGTAGTTGAAGAATGTGTTAGACTTGGTTTCACG TACTTCTGTATAGCTCCAGGGTCGAGATCTTCCCCACTTGCACTTTCTGCTACATGCCATCCTTTGACAACATGCATATCATGTTACGATGAACGGTCACTTGGATTCCATGCTCTTGGCTATGGGAGAGGTTCAAGGAAGCCAGCAGTAGTAATCACATCGTCAGGAACTGCTGTATCAAATCTTCTTCCTTCA GTGGTTGAGGCAAGTCAAGATTTCATACCAATTATATTACTCACAGCTGATCGTCCTCCTGAGTTGCATGATGCTGGAGCTAACCAAGCCATCAATCAG GTCAATCATTTTGGTACCTTTGTAAGATACTTTTTTAATCTCCCTCCGCCCAGTGACCAAATTCATGCAAGAATGGTTCTCACAACACTTGACTCAGCAGCCTACTATGCAATGCAAGCTCCACAAGGCCCAGTGCATATAAATTGTGCTTTTAAAGAACCTCTAGATTACACTAATCGGGATTGGAATCTTGACTGTTTGAGAGGTTTGGATAAGTGGTTTACAAATAGTGAGCCGTATACCAGATACCTTATAATGAAAACGGTTTCTGCATTCGGTAATTATTCTTGCTCAGTAATGGAGATTCTGCAGATCATAGAGAAGGCAGAACAAGGGCTTCTATTAGTTGGTGCTCTTCATACAGATGATGACATGTGGGCCGTGGCTTTGCTAGCTAAGCACCTCTCCTGGCCAATTGCTACTGATATTCTGTCTGGACTACGATTGCGGAAAGTAGTAAATTTGTTCCCACAGTTTGATAAGAGAATTTTATTTATAGACCACATCGATCAAATTCTATTGTCTGATTCTGCTAAAAACTGGATAAGCCCAGATGTCGTTGTTCAG ATTGGTAGTCGTATTACTAGCAAACGAGTGGGAATGTTTCTCGAGACTTGCTCCCCATCTTCCTACATCTTGATTGATAGACATCCTTGCCGTCATGATCCATCACATGTTGTCACTCACAGAATACAAGCTAGTATAGTGGAATTTGCTGCTAGCTTGTGCCGGTGTACTTTTCAAAGGAAGACAAGCAGATGGACAGATATTTTGATGGTTGCTAATTCAGTG GTTGCTCAGGAGATAATGTTTCAGATACATTCGAAATGGTCACTTACAGAACCATATGTTGCTCATGTAATTGGGGAGTCACTTTATGGTGATGCTATCATGTTTGTTGGAAACAGCATGGTCATCCGAGACTTGGACATGTTTGGCAAGGGCTGGACTGATTACACTTCAAATGGAAATAGCCTGATGATGCATCATTTTCTGGAGTTTGTTGGCACATTAGTGGCTGGAAACAGAGGAGCAAGTGGCATTGATGGTTTGCTCAGCACGGCAATCGGATTTGCTGTTGGATCAAACAAGCAT GTATTCTGTGTGGTTGGCGACGTATCTTTTCTTCATGACACAAATGGATTGGCACTTCTCAAccaaag GGCACGGAGGAAACCTATGACGATAATTGTTGTGAACAATCATGGCGGTGCGATCTTCAGCCTTCTACCAATTGCGAAAAATACTTCACCACAAATTTTGAACAAATTCTTCTACACATCGCATGACATATCAATTTCCAACCTCTGCGCTGCACACAG GGTAAAGCATCTTCTAGTTCAAACAAAAGCAGAGCTTCATGATGCCTTGGTGAAATCTAAAGTGGAACAGATTGATTGTGTGGTAGAAGTAGACAATAGCATTGATTGCAATGCCGACTTTCATAG AATTATGAGCAAGTTCTCTGCCTATTCTACAACTCAGTATCTGGATTATCTTCTGGGAGATCCATGCTCTAAGAGTGAGTTAGATGCCATGCCTGTTTATACAATTCATGGAGCAGAATACATGCTGTACAG GATCCAGCTTTCTGCACCACGTACCTCTGCGCTATCTGATGGCAGATTCTCTCATGAAGGGTTTATTCTGAAGCTTTGTATGGACGATAACATCGCAGGATTTGGTGAG GTTGCACCAATTGAAATCCATGAGGAGGATCTGTTGGATGTCGAAGAGCAACTTAGATTTCTTTTCCACATGATGAAAGATTCTGTGCTAGATGTTATTCCTTTGCTGAGAGGGTCCTTTTCCAATTGGATATGGACAAACCTTGGGATTCCT CCTTCTTCAATATTCCCAAGTGTTAAATGCGGATTGGAGATGGCCATTCTTAATTTACTTGCGTCACAACGGAAATGTGGATTGTCTAAATTTCTCGCTGGTTCCAACCCCTTAGTACGAGATCAGAACAGTTATGCCAGCATAGAGATCTGTGCACTGGTAGACTGCAACGGTACTCCAATGGAAGTAGCACTTGCTGTCGCCAAACTGGTTGCTGAAGGTTTTACCACAGTTAAACTGAAG GTTGGGCGTCGTGAAAGCCCCATTGAGGATGCAGCTGTTGTTCATAAAATAAGAGAAGTTGTAGGATACAAGATCAATATCCGTGTTGATGCAAATCAGAAATGGACATATGAACAGGCAGTTGAATTTGGATCTAGGGCTAAAAGCCTTCGATTGGAATACATTGAG GAACCAGTGAGCTCTGTAAATGATCTCATCAAGTTCTGTGACAAGAGTGGCTTGCCTGTTGCACTAGATGAGACTATTGACAACCTTAAGGGGGATGTAATTCCTAAGCTTCATCAATTTGTGCATCCAGGAATAGTTGCTCTT GTTATTAAACCCAGTGTTGTTGGAGGTTTTGAGAAGGCAGCTCACATAGCAAAATGGGCTCAAATGCACGATAAGATGGCTGTCATCAGTAGTGCGTATGAGAGTTCTGTAGGTTTGGCATCCTATATACAGTTAGCACATTATGTTGACCAACAAAACTCCATAGTCTCCAGAATAAAGAACAAAGATACATGTGGGGTTGTCGCACATGGACTTGGAACATATCAATGGTTAAGGGAAGATGTATCAGAGCATAAGTTAAATATCCATGCAACCCCACTTGGTGATGGGATCCGAGCTTCAGTAGAAGATGCCTGTGGTTATCTTCACCACTTAAACATAAACAACAATAAGATAGAAAGGACATACAGTGAAGAAAAACTGAGGTCATATTCTATCCAAGTTGATGTGGACGATTGTTCTTATCTAGTCAAACTTCAAGAGGCTGGTGATCGAATAAAT GAAAAGGTTGTTCTTTTGCTTCATGGATTTCTTGGTACGAGTGACGATTGGGTTCCCATGATGAAAGCTCTCTCCCCCAGCGCACGGGTCATTGCTGTTGATCTTCCTGGTCATGGCGAGTCACAAATGTTGCAGCATCATGTTGAAAATTCAGAACAATTTCCTGTTACAGTGCAATCACTTGCAGATTTGTTGCTGAAGTTGATATgccaaataactgatggtgaggtggtggtggttggcTATTCAATGGGTGCTAGGATTGCACTCCACATGGCACTAAATCAAGTTCACTTGGTAACTTTCTCAATATTTATCTTTTCTGTGCTCTTCTTTCTTATGCTGATTCTGAGCTGGTTATGGCAGAGTCCAAGACAGATTCGAGGAGCTGTGATCATATCAGGAAGTCCTGGATTGAGAGATGAAGAGAGTAGGAGACGTCGTATTGCTATTGATAAATCAAGAGCTAAGTTCCTATTGTCTTGTGGGCTCGAATGTTTTCTTGAGACATGGTACGCTGCAAAAATGTGGACCAG TCTACGAGAGCAtccaaagttcaattctctAGTGAGGACACGCAATAAACACAAGGACATTAAAGCTCTAGCTAAGGTTCTTGCAGACTCGAGCGTAGGGAGACAAAG GTCCCTGTGGGAAGACTTGAAACACTTGAAGAGGCCTCTACTCATCGTTGCAGGTGAAAAGGACACAAAATTTAAAGACATCTCACAGAGAATGCGCACCGAGATAACACAGCACAGCGAGTGCAGATCTGATGGTCGTGGTGGAGACGAGCTCTGTGACATGATCGTTATCCCAGATGCCGGGCACGCTGTGCATGTTGAGAACCCTCTTCCTTTGGTAAGGGCCGTGCGGAAGTTCTTACAAAAGCTGCACTGA
- the LOC120706507 gene encoding protein PHYLLO, chloroplastic-like isoform X4 translates to MIWDDSVSHTFEDAVSLFESCFNQIQNSYDPLDSICHKGLVPSYISGDAHLSETGNPQLVYLDTELLATIDAEGIPLTLDKFLTSDQSFVRFSPEFLFCSNMELYMQQNETEPFIKRCSNINLAWASLVVEECVRLGFTYFCIAPGSRSSPLALSATCHPLTTCISCYDERSLGFHALGYGRGSRKPAVVITSSGTAVSNLLPSVVEASQDFIPIILLTADRPPELHDAGANQAINQVNHFGTFVRYFFNLPPPSDQIHARMVLTTLDSAAYYAMQAPQGPVHINCAFKEPLDYTNRDWNLDCLRGLDKWFTNSEPYTRYLIMKTVSAFGNYSCSVMEILQIIEKAEQGLLLVGALHTDDDMWAVALLAKHLSWPIATDILSGLRLRKVVNLFPQFDKRILFIDHIDQILLSDSAKNWISPDVVVQIGSRITSKRVGMFLETCSPSSYILIDRHPCRHDPSHVVTHRIQASIVEFAASLCRCTFQRKTSRWTDILMVANSVVAQEIMFQIHSKWSLTEPYVAHVIGESLYGDAIMFVGNSMVIRDLDMFGKGWTDYTSNGNSLMMHHFLEFVGTLVAGNRGASGIDGLLSTAIGFAVGSNKHVFCVVGDVSFLHDTNGLALLNQRARRKPMTIIVVNNHGGAIFSLLPIAKNTSPQILNKFFYTSHDISISNLCAAHRVKHLLVQTKAELHDALVKSKVEQIDCVVEVDNSIDCNADFHRIMSKFSAYSTTQYLDYLLGDPCSKSELDAMPVYTIHGAEYMLYRIQLSAPRTSALSDGRFSHEGFILKLCMDDNIAGFGEVAPIEIHEEDLLDVEEQLRFLFHMMKDSVLDVIPLLRGSFSNWIWTNLGIPPSSIFPSVKCGLEMAILNLLASQRKCGLSKFLAGSNPLVRDQNSYASIEICALVDCNGTPMEVALAVAKLVAEGFTTVKLKVGRRESPIEDAAVVHKIREVVGYKINIRVDANQKWTYEQAVEFGSRAKSLRLEYIEEPVSSVNDLIKFCDKSGLPVALDETIDNLKGDVIPKLHQFVHPGIVALVIKPSVVGGFEKAAHIAKWAQMHDKMAVISSAYESSVGLASYIQLAHYVDQQNSIVSRIKNKDTCGVVAHGLGTYQWLREDVSEHKLNIHATPLGDGIRASVEDACGYLHHLNINNNKIERTYSEEKLRSYSIQVDVDDCSYLVKLQEAGDRINEKVVLLLHGFLGTSDDWVPMMKALSPSARVIAVDLPGHGESQMLQHHVENSEQFPVTVQSLADLLLKLICQITDGEVVVVGYSMGARIALHMALNQVHLVTFSIFIFSVLFFLMLILSWLWQSPRQIRGAVIISGSPGLRDEESRRRRIAIDKSRAKFLLSCGLECFLETWYAAKMWTSLREHPKFNSLVRTRNKHKDIKALAKVLADSSVGRQRSLWEDLKHLKRPLLIVAGEKDTKFKDISQRMRTEITQHSECRSDGRGGDELCDMIVIPDAGHAVHVENPLPLVRAVRKFLQKLH, encoded by the exons GACAAGTTTTTGACTTCTGATCAGTCATTTGTTAGATTTTCACCAGAGTTCCTCTTTTGTTCAAACATG GAGTTATACATGCAACAAAATGAGACAGAACCTTTCATCAAGCGCTGCTCTAACATTAATTTGGCATGGGCATCCCTTGTAGTTGAAGAATGTGTTAGACTTGGTTTCACG TACTTCTGTATAGCTCCAGGGTCGAGATCTTCCCCACTTGCACTTTCTGCTACATGCCATCCTTTGACAACATGCATATCATGTTACGATGAACGGTCACTTGGATTCCATGCTCTTGGCTATGGGAGAGGTTCAAGGAAGCCAGCAGTAGTAATCACATCGTCAGGAACTGCTGTATCAAATCTTCTTCCTTCA GTGGTTGAGGCAAGTCAAGATTTCATACCAATTATATTACTCACAGCTGATCGTCCTCCTGAGTTGCATGATGCTGGAGCTAACCAAGCCATCAATCAG GTCAATCATTTTGGTACCTTTGTAAGATACTTTTTTAATCTCCCTCCGCCCAGTGACCAAATTCATGCAAGAATGGTTCTCACAACACTTGACTCAGCAGCCTACTATGCAATGCAAGCTCCACAAGGCCCAGTGCATATAAATTGTGCTTTTAAAGAACCTCTAGATTACACTAATCGGGATTGGAATCTTGACTGTTTGAGAGGTTTGGATAAGTGGTTTACAAATAGTGAGCCGTATACCAGATACCTTATAATGAAAACGGTTTCTGCATTCGGTAATTATTCTTGCTCAGTAATGGAGATTCTGCAGATCATAGAGAAGGCAGAACAAGGGCTTCTATTAGTTGGTGCTCTTCATACAGATGATGACATGTGGGCCGTGGCTTTGCTAGCTAAGCACCTCTCCTGGCCAATTGCTACTGATATTCTGTCTGGACTACGATTGCGGAAAGTAGTAAATTTGTTCCCACAGTTTGATAAGAGAATTTTATTTATAGACCACATCGATCAAATTCTATTGTCTGATTCTGCTAAAAACTGGATAAGCCCAGATGTCGTTGTTCAG ATTGGTAGTCGTATTACTAGCAAACGAGTGGGAATGTTTCTCGAGACTTGCTCCCCATCTTCCTACATCTTGATTGATAGACATCCTTGCCGTCATGATCCATCACATGTTGTCACTCACAGAATACAAGCTAGTATAGTGGAATTTGCTGCTAGCTTGTGCCGGTGTACTTTTCAAAGGAAGACAAGCAGATGGACAGATATTTTGATGGTTGCTAATTCAGTG GTTGCTCAGGAGATAATGTTTCAGATACATTCGAAATGGTCACTTACAGAACCATATGTTGCTCATGTAATTGGGGAGTCACTTTATGGTGATGCTATCATGTTTGTTGGAAACAGCATGGTCATCCGAGACTTGGACATGTTTGGCAAGGGCTGGACTGATTACACTTCAAATGGAAATAGCCTGATGATGCATCATTTTCTGGAGTTTGTTGGCACATTAGTGGCTGGAAACAGAGGAGCAAGTGGCATTGATGGTTTGCTCAGCACGGCAATCGGATTTGCTGTTGGATCAAACAAGCAT GTATTCTGTGTGGTTGGCGACGTATCTTTTCTTCATGACACAAATGGATTGGCACTTCTCAAccaaag GGCACGGAGGAAACCTATGACGATAATTGTTGTGAACAATCATGGCGGTGCGATCTTCAGCCTTCTACCAATTGCGAAAAATACTTCACCACAAATTTTGAACAAATTCTTCTACACATCGCATGACATATCAATTTCCAACCTCTGCGCTGCACACAG GGTAAAGCATCTTCTAGTTCAAACAAAAGCAGAGCTTCATGATGCCTTGGTGAAATCTAAAGTGGAACAGATTGATTGTGTGGTAGAAGTAGACAATAGCATTGATTGCAATGCCGACTTTCATAG AATTATGAGCAAGTTCTCTGCCTATTCTACAACTCAGTATCTGGATTATCTTCTGGGAGATCCATGCTCTAAGAGTGAGTTAGATGCCATGCCTGTTTATACAATTCATGGAGCAGAATACATGCTGTACAG GATCCAGCTTTCTGCACCACGTACCTCTGCGCTATCTGATGGCAGATTCTCTCATGAAGGGTTTATTCTGAAGCTTTGTATGGACGATAACATCGCAGGATTTGGTGAG GTTGCACCAATTGAAATCCATGAGGAGGATCTGTTGGATGTCGAAGAGCAACTTAGATTTCTTTTCCACATGATGAAAGATTCTGTGCTAGATGTTATTCCTTTGCTGAGAGGGTCCTTTTCCAATTGGATATGGACAAACCTTGGGATTCCT CCTTCTTCAATATTCCCAAGTGTTAAATGCGGATTGGAGATGGCCATTCTTAATTTACTTGCGTCACAACGGAAATGTGGATTGTCTAAATTTCTCGCTGGTTCCAACCCCTTAGTACGAGATCAGAACAGTTATGCCAGCATAGAGATCTGTGCACTGGTAGACTGCAACGGTACTCCAATGGAAGTAGCACTTGCTGTCGCCAAACTGGTTGCTGAAGGTTTTACCACAGTTAAACTGAAG GTTGGGCGTCGTGAAAGCCCCATTGAGGATGCAGCTGTTGTTCATAAAATAAGAGAAGTTGTAGGATACAAGATCAATATCCGTGTTGATGCAAATCAGAAATGGACATATGAACAGGCAGTTGAATTTGGATCTAGGGCTAAAAGCCTTCGATTGGAATACATTGAG GAACCAGTGAGCTCTGTAAATGATCTCATCAAGTTCTGTGACAAGAGTGGCTTGCCTGTTGCACTAGATGAGACTATTGACAACCTTAAGGGGGATGTAATTCCTAAGCTTCATCAATTTGTGCATCCAGGAATAGTTGCTCTT GTTATTAAACCCAGTGTTGTTGGAGGTTTTGAGAAGGCAGCTCACATAGCAAAATGGGCTCAAATGCACGATAAGATGGCTGTCATCAGTAGTGCGTATGAGAGTTCTGTAGGTTTGGCATCCTATATACAGTTAGCACATTATGTTGACCAACAAAACTCCATAGTCTCCAGAATAAAGAACAAAGATACATGTGGGGTTGTCGCACATGGACTTGGAACATATCAATGGTTAAGGGAAGATGTATCAGAGCATAAGTTAAATATCCATGCAACCCCACTTGGTGATGGGATCCGAGCTTCAGTAGAAGATGCCTGTGGTTATCTTCACCACTTAAACATAAACAACAATAAGATAGAAAGGACATACAGTGAAGAAAAACTGAGGTCATATTCTATCCAAGTTGATGTGGACGATTGTTCTTATCTAGTCAAACTTCAAGAGGCTGGTGATCGAATAAAT GAAAAGGTTGTTCTTTTGCTTCATGGATTTCTTGGTACGAGTGACGATTGGGTTCCCATGATGAAAGCTCTCTCCCCCAGCGCACGGGTCATTGCTGTTGATCTTCCTGGTCATGGCGAGTCACAAATGTTGCAGCATCATGTTGAAAATTCAGAACAATTTCCTGTTACAGTGCAATCACTTGCAGATTTGTTGCTGAAGTTGATATgccaaataactgatggtgaggtggtggtggttggcTATTCAATGGGTGCTAGGATTGCACTCCACATGGCACTAAATCAAGTTCACTTGGTAACTTTCTCAATATTTATCTTTTCTGTGCTCTTCTTTCTTATGCTGATTCTGAGCTGGTTATGGCAGAGTCCAAGACAGATTCGAGGAGCTGTGATCATATCAGGAAGTCCTGGATTGAGAGATGAAGAGAGTAGGAGACGTCGTATTGCTATTGATAAATCAAGAGCTAAGTTCCTATTGTCTTGTGGGCTCGAATGTTTTCTTGAGACATGGTACGCTGCAAAAATGTGGACCAG TCTACGAGAGCAtccaaagttcaattctctAGTGAGGACACGCAATAAACACAAGGACATTAAAGCTCTAGCTAAGGTTCTTGCAGACTCGAGCGTAGGGAGACAAAG GTCCCTGTGGGAAGACTTGAAACACTTGAAGAGGCCTCTACTCATCGTTGCAGGTGAAAAGGACACAAAATTTAAAGACATCTCACAGAGAATGCGCACCGAGATAACACAGCACAGCGAGTGCAGATCTGATGGTCGTGGTGGAGACGAGCTCTGTGACATGATCGTTATCCCAGATGCCGGGCACGCTGTGCATGTTGAGAACCCTCTTCCTTTGGTAAGGGCCGTGCGGAAGTTCTTACAAAAGCTGCACTGA